One window of the Doryrhamphus excisus isolate RoL2022-K1 chromosome 10, RoL_Dexc_1.0, whole genome shotgun sequence genome contains the following:
- the gss gene encoding glutathione synthetase — translation MAQGIPKDLLMNTAFINELVEVAKDAALVHGVLMRVKESPNSSELVTYAPFTLFPTPVPKAVFLQAKAVQIHYNTLVDKISQDSDFLQDALACTIAVDDFTARLFKVHQQILQEGRSQSIVLGLNRSDYMLDQREDGSMSLKQIEINTISASFGGLASHTPDVHRHILKVAGRLEESQRVLDNKPAVGLAHGIAKAWELYGSDRAVVMFLVEATQRNILDQRFIENELWKRNITTIRKRFEEVSKSGKLDEKKRLFVDGQEVAVVYFRHGYMPQNYTSEQTWEARLMMERSLAVKCPDISTHLAGTKKVQQVLAKPGVLERFFPDQPQVVEQLRATFAGLYTLDMGSDGDKTVEMAMATPERFVLKPQREGGGNNIYGEEICEVLARVKDSSERMAYILMDKIQPRPIQNYLLRRNAPLKISNCLSELGFYGVYVRQGQNMVMNDCVGHLLRTKSSEHSDGGVNAGVAVLDNPLLF, via the exons ATGGCCCAGGGGATACCAAAGGACTTACTGATGAACACAGCTTTCATTAATGAATTGGTGGAAGTGGCTAAAGATGCAGCGCTTGTGCACggtgtcctcatgagggttaaAGAATCCCCCAATTCATCAGAG TTGGTGACGTATGCTCCCTTCACCCTCTTCCCCACGCCGGTGCCCAAAGCTGTTTTCCTCCAAGCCAAGGCGGTGCAAATTCACTACAACACACTGGTGGATAAGATCAGCCAGGATTCTGACTTCCTACAAGATGCTCTGGCCTG TACCATTGCTGTGGATGATTTCACCGCAAGGCTGTTCAAGGTCCACCAACAGATCCTTCAGGAAGGAAGGTCGCAG TCGATCGTGTTGGGTCTGAATCGATCTGACTACATGCTGGACCAGAGGGAGGATGGCTCCATGTCTCTGAAACAGATTGAGATCAACACAATCTCTGCCAGTTTCGGGGGCCTTGCCTCACACACGCCTGATGTGCACCG ACACATCCTGAAGGTGGCTGGACGACTAGAGGAGAGCCAACGTGTCTTAGACAACAAGCCTGCGGTGGGTCTGGCTCATGGTATCGCTAAGGCCTGGGAGCTCTATGGATCAGATCG AGCAGTTGTCATGTTCTTGGTGGAGGCGACGCAGCGGAACATTCTGGATCAACGATTTATCGAGAACGAATTATGGAAAAG GAATATAACCACTATAAGGAAACGTTTTGAAGAGGTCTCCAAATCTGGAAAACTTGATGAGAAGAAGAGATTGTTTGT TGATGGTCAGGAGGTGGCAGTGGTGTACTTCAGGCATGGATACATGCCTCAAAACTACACATCTGAACAG ACTTGGGAGGCTCGCCTGATGATGGAGCGTTCCCTGGCCGTCAAGTGTCCGGATATCAGCACCCACCTGGCTGGAACAAAGAAGGTCCAACAGGTGCTTGCCAAACCCGGAGTTCTGGAACGGTTCTTCCCCGATCAGCCCCAAGTGGTGGAGCAACTCAGGGCTACCTTCGCAGGCCTCTACACTCTCGACATG GGATCAGACGGTGACAAAACGGTCGAGATGGCGATGGCGACACCAGAACGTTTTGTCCTGAAACCTCAGAGAGAAGGAGGAG GGAACAACATTTATGGAGAAGAGATCTGCGAGGTGCTGGCCAGAGTGAAGGACAGTTCTGAGAGAATGGCCTACATTCTAATGGACAAGATCCAGCCTAGACCTATACAGAACTACCTGCTAAGAAGAAACGCCCCCCTCAAAATCAGCAACTGTCTCAGTGAATTGGGCTTCTATGGAGTCTATGTgag GCAGGGTCAAAACATGGTGATGAATGACTGTGTCGGCCATCTGCTCAGGACCAAGAGTTCAGAACACTCAGATGGTGGCGTAAATGCAGGAGTGGCTGTGTTGGACAACCCTCTGCTTTTCTGA